From Candidatus Hydrogenedens sp., a single genomic window includes:
- a CDS encoding nucleotidyltransferase domain-containing protein, which translates to MYEKNVIKSQIKNILEKLLTERGISIDRIVIFGSFVKGRFREDSDIDVIIVSRSFQGKSIFERVRMTTGIGRELVRKLKIPFDLLYYSDEEWENEDFLIINEAKEKGEVIYI; encoded by the coding sequence ATGTATGAAAAGAATGTTATAAAGTCACAAATAAAAAATATATTGGAGAAACTTCTAACAGAAAGGGGAATAAGTATTGATAGAATTGTAATTTTTGGCTCGTTTGTGAAAGGGAGGTTTAGAGAAGATAGCGATATTGATGTAATCATTGTTTCTCGGAGCTTTCAAGGTAAAAGTATTTTTGAAAGGGTGAGGATGACCACCGGTATAGGTAGAGAATTAGTAAGAAAATTAAAAATACCTTTTGACTTACTCTATTATTCGGATGAGGAATGGGAAAATGAGGATTTTCTCATAATAAATGAAGCAAAAGAGAAGGGAGAAGTTATTTATATCTAA
- a CDS encoding DUF1829 domain-containing protein — NLIQAILSINDLFVMAPPMVASLFREDVERFLRLNEIRFTPSVNFNGKSGFVHFFDFVIPASKVKPERILKAINRPDRQNITSLIFSWTDTKEVREPNSTAYSVLNDMEQSINPDLISALKQYKIIPLLWSDKEKYIEELAA, encoded by the coding sequence AACCTCATTCAGGCAATACTATCTATAAATGACCTTTTTGTAATGGCTCCACCAATGGTAGCAAGTCTTTTCAGAGAAGATGTAGAAAGATTTTTGCGACTAAACGAGATACGTTTTACTCCATCAGTAAACTTTAATGGGAAAAGTGGATTTGTTCATTTCTTTGATTTTGTAATACCAGCGTCAAAAGTAAAACCAGAGAGGATACTTAAGGCGATTAATCGCCCTGATAGGCAAAACATCACATCTTTAATCTTCTCGTGGACAGATACAAAAGAGGTAAGAGAACCAAATTCTACTGCTTATAGTGTTTTAAATGATATGGAACAGTCAATAAATCCTGATTTGATAAGTGCACTGAAACAATACAAAATAATACCTTTACTATGGAGCGATAAAGAAAAATATATTGAAGAACTTGCTGCATAG
- a CDS encoding HEPN domain-containing protein yields MDMEKDKNARNKFKSPEEWLKQADYDLDTAQAMFDAGKYVYTIFMCHLSVEKALKGLYAKKFKKDPPKIHNLNYFCEMLGMDLEKELYDFIDNLNGLSIPTRYPDELDRLLRDYEKEETHNILEKTRELLLCMKRML; encoded by the coding sequence ATGGATATGGAGAAAGATAAAAATGCAAGGAATAAATTTAAATCACCTGAAGAATGGCTGAAACAAGCAGATTATGATTTAGATACAGCACAAGCAATGTTTGATGCAGGAAAGTATGTGTATACCATTTTTATGTGTCATCTTTCTGTTGAGAAAGCGTTAAAAGGACTTTATGCAAAAAAGTTTAAAAAAGACCCTCCGAAGATACATAACTTGAACTATTTTTGTGAAATGTTGGGAATGGATCTTGAAAAAGAATTATATGATTTCATTGATAATCTTAATGGTTTAAGCATTCCTACAAGATATCCTGATGAATTGGACAGGCTTTTAAGGGATTATGAAAAAGAGGAAACACATAATATCTTAGAGAAAACAAGGGAATTATTACTATGTATGAAAAGAATGTTATAA